GTCAAACGAAGCTTGCGGTGTTTAATGGGGGGGGGGCGCACGCGCATCTAAAGGTACCCTTAAGTTATTGAAAAGCGCCGCGAACGGTCTTTTCTTAAGGGCATCTTTAGATGCAATCACTGTGCGTGAATGGTGGGCGACCCTGGAATCGAACCAGGCGTGAGTCGCCTCGAGGGAGTTACAGTCCCCTGCCACACCTTGCGGCCTGTCGCCCACTAGGCGGCTGATTACCGATGCCACATCACCCCGTCAACCGCAAAAAGCCACTCTTTTGCCCCCCTTCACAGTTTGTTTCGAACGCGGTAGGCAGCGGGGTCTCAAAGCGTCAGGAAAACAGATGAAAAAGCCAAAGTGGGTTGTTGCAAAAGAACAAGCAAAACGGGTGGCTGCGAATGAAACAGTCTGGTTGTTTGGCATCCATGCGGTGCGTGACGCGCTTGAGAACCCGAAACGTGTGAAGCTGCGGCTTGTTGTGACGCGCAATGCGATGGACAAACTAGCCGATGCAATCGGGAAGGCGGGCATTGAGCCTGAAATCTCTGATCCACGTAAATTTGCGGCACCGCTTGATCCGCAGTCAGTCCACCAAGGAGCTGCTTTGGAAGTGAAACCGCTGGATTGGGGCAAAATCGAAGAAATTGCACTCGGTGGTGCGGATGATTCAGGTCCACCGCGCATTGTTCTGCTCGACCGTGTGACCGACCCACATAACGTCGGGGCGATTCTACGGTCTGCTGAAGTGTTTGGTGCACGGGCTGTGGTAGCGATGAACCGCCATGCCGCGCCCGAAACAGGTGCCTTGGCGAAAACCGCAAGTGGTGCGTTGGAACGGCAACCCTACGTGCGGGTCCGCAATCTGGCGGATACGATGATTGCCCTGAAAGACATGGGGTATCTGGTGCTGGGCCTTGATGGGACCGCTGAACAGACAATCGAACAGGCTGTCGAAGGCAAGCGTGACCGCGCAATTGCGCTTGTGATGGGCGCCGAAGGACCGGGTTTGCGCGAAAAAACGCTAGAAACCTGCGATTCTTTGGTGAAAATCGATTATGCAGGCGGATTTGGGTCGCTCAACGTCTCAAATGCGGCGGCTGTCGCCCTATATGCTTCTAAAGGGTAAGTAAAAAGGGCTGCTTGATGACGATCACCAAGGTTGGGACGTGTTGCTATTGCGGAACGAAAGCGGCTTTGGTGTTACGCGGATCAGAGCGGCACGAACTTAGCTGCAGCACATGCGGCGCGCCGCTACATGCGCTTAAGATTCTCCCGCAAAGGGCAGCGGAGCCCGCGCGCCTAAAAGCCGTCTCCCATCGCCCAAAGCCGCAAAAGGTTCGCGATTATGAGAACGCCAAGCATCGCGTGAAACCCGGTAAACGCCGGAAATCAAAAAGCCTTGGCCGCAAGATATGGTCAGAGGTTTGGGACGTTGTCGAAGACATCTTTGACTGATCACGCGCGTTAAGAACGTGTTCACATTTTGCTGATCAACTCTTGGATATGCGAATACTAACCCCAGATTCGTAACAAGGCATGGCATTGGAACCTGCCTGTCTGTCTTACTGTCCCTCGTTCCATACCTTGCGCCCGGGTTTTCCCTGGGCGCTTTTTTCTTTCGGGACCGCGGTCTAGGGTGAACCATGACGTATTCAGATGATTTTCTGCGCAGGATTCTGCGCCGCGCCAAAACAATCGCGATTGTCGGGGTGTCCGCCAAAGAAGTTCGGCCAAGCTATTTTGTGGCGAGGTACCTGCAACTGAAGGGCTATCGGATTATTCCGGTCAACCCCGGTATTGCAGGACAGATGCTTTTCGGGGAAAAAGTGTACCCCGATTTGCAAAGCATCCCTGACACCGTTGATGTGGTCGATATTTTCCGCAGATCGGACGCGGTGCCGGGCATCGTTGACGAGGCACTGGCGCGTTGGCCCGATTTACAGACGATCTGGATGCAGATTGGTGTGGAACACGCAGGCGCCGCAGCCGTGGCAGAGGCGCGCGGTGTTGATGTTGTCCAGAATCGGTGTCCGAAAATTGAATACCAGCGATTGATGGGCGAATTGCGGATGGGTGGGTTCAACACCGGAATAATTTCTTCGAAATTATGAAGGGGCGCTGCCCCTTGTGATCCCCGAGATATTT
The Rhodobacteraceae bacterium S2214 genome window above contains:
- the rlmB gene encoding 23S rRNA (guanosine(2251)-2'-O)-methyltransferase RlmB, with translation MKKPKWVVAKEQAKRVAANETVWLFGIHAVRDALENPKRVKLRLVVTRNAMDKLADAIGKAGIEPEISDPRKFAAPLDPQSVHQGAALEVKPLDWGKIEEIALGGADDSGPPRIVLLDRVTDPHNVGAILRSAEVFGARAVVAMNRHAAPETGALAKTASGALERQPYVRVRNLADTMIALKDMGYLVLGLDGTAEQTIEQAVEGKRDRAIALVMGAEGPGLREKTLETCDSLVKIDYAGGFGSLNVSNAAAVALYASKG
- a CDS encoding CoA-binding protein encodes the protein MTYSDDFLRRILRRAKTIAIVGVSAKEVRPSYFVARYLQLKGYRIIPVNPGIAGQMLFGEKVYPDLQSIPDTVDVVDIFRRSDAVPGIVDEALARWPDLQTIWMQIGVEHAGAAAVAEARGVDVVQNRCPKIEYQRLMGELRMGGFNTGIISSKL